The Acidobacteriota bacterium genome segment TTCAAATGTAAAGAAATATTTTCATTTTTTTAGAATTTTTTATCTGATGTATTATCTATTGTTTGCGATCAATATTTGCTTTTTTTTCGATAAATATCTGGTATCGGGATGAAATCAGATCGAATCCTGATCGCGTCCCGGGAGGGAAAGGAGCCCCATGGAAGAAAAAAAGATCGACATCAAGGTTGACGAGCACGTTGCGCTGGGCCAGTATTCGAACTTGGCCGCGATCCGCCACGCCCGCGAGGAATTCATTTTCGACTTCGCCTTTCTCTTTCCGGACGGACCCATGGGAAAGCTGGTCGGACGGATCATCCTCAGTCCGGCCCATGCCAAGAGGTTTCTGCAGGCGCTCGAGGCCAATATCCGACGCTACGAATCCGAGCACGGCCCCATCGTTCCGGCCGATACGCCGCCCGTCGGCGGATTCGTTCAGTGAGGAATTGAGAAATCCGGCTTGACACGGACCCTGTTTTCGATTAACAATTCAGCATCGAGGCAATCAAATCCACCTGGGAGGATCAGAAATGGCTTATGAGTACAAAAATTCCAAGGGTGTGAGTTACTATCTCCACTCCAAGGCCGTCAGTCTCAAGGGCGGACGTATTCAGACGATCTATTACTTCGCTCGCGACATCCGGCCCGAAGCTCTGAACGAAGTGCCCGCCGGCTATCAGGTCGTCGAGACGGCCAAGACGGGCATGCCCATCCTCAAGAAAAAGTAACGGGGTCGGGCCGCGGTCCGGCCCGAAGACGCATCATTTCCCGCCGGCGACATTCAGCCGCCTCCGTTCGAGGCGGCTTTGTTTTTGACCGGGAATGTGAGGCCGAGGTATACTGAGATCATGTCCGGACGAAAATCCGTCCTTCCGATCGTTCTCCTCTTTTCCCTGGCGCTGCTTTTGTCCTGCGGCGGAAAATCCGGGGAAGATGCCGGAATCACCGAAC includes the following:
- a CDS encoding DUF3467 domain-containing protein — translated: MEEKKIDIKVDEHVALGQYSNLAAIRHAREEFIFDFAFLFPDGPMGKLVGRIILSPAHAKRFLQALEANIRRYESEHGPIVPADTPPVGGFVQ